In the genome of Anabrus simplex isolate iqAnaSimp1 chromosome 6, ASM4041472v1, whole genome shotgun sequence, one region contains:
- the LOC137501176 gene encoding uncharacterized protein, translating into MRESFPGTLRLHAAKRLDDATRNYKLRPPGHIRVILGPRGCGNESSYCVLVLRTTLCLQATSTACTAISAKIYPSIKSERGFDSIIAQKPQPGAEANTTTGIDPGTLGAPDQHNIEEDTFRLQRELYEDATPARMSPSGQQYLMQARQSIRMW; encoded by the exons atgcgggaaagtttcccgggcacgctaagattgcacgcagccaagcggcttgatgacgcgacccggaattataaattaaggccgccagggcatatcagagtcattcttggaccgagaggctgtgggaacgagtcgtcatactgcgtgttggtgctgagaacgacgctttgtcttcaagctacatcgactgcctgtactgctatttctgcaaagat ttaccccagcatcaagtcagaacgagggtttgacagcatcattgcacagaagccacaaccaggagctgaagccaacacaacaacgggcatcgatccaggaacgttgggagcacctgaccagcacaacatcgaagaggacaccttccgactacagagggagctgtacgaagacgctacaccagcaagaatgtctccaagtggtcaacagtatctgatgcaagcccggcagtctatcagaatgtggtag